Proteins from a single region of Salvelinus sp. IW2-2015 linkage group LG4p, ASM291031v2, whole genome shotgun sequence:
- the LOC111958299 gene encoding uncharacterized protein isoform X2, translating into MIDLSHLTEEEQSMIMTVLKRDEELKKAEEERIKQLQKTSAPVESRLKYLTGEWFYEAKSLRHRDKIHGSEIILASMKQRKAGSLDGSLSRPRAVSGKVSDITPPPKPARLLVAPTRPQENSESLSASDAEKERLNSVVRSPGRPRHNPFNRASLILEVEKTEKQLSNGNQDAEKASEKEPLSPLKIHMTADSTSHNSAGSATSEGSSLGFRPVPKKRTFLSRRSQSSLTGSDVSVPRQQGHVAGSKVTAPATQGSLQHGSSWGSNQSSQGALDVQSQKITPSSICELQNNATPVSPSSQQLNTLSHLSHKPLKDLTLVSTNTELEREKEAHEREKRAEEPSDNSVRATSLLRETESSKVPLRPLSEPKPLRLLDLRPATHSDNDRHTDKSYTGGQKSSDGLIQREFVSVGPPQGRERSDGPFSEPLSIPLSPSSELTAPTHHQASQHAAFQLIEMQDKEMIRPCNVGTAIRQEDHSLLPSTVDQWMHHELHNPGDKPDKHVRKKRLGHKPASKLAPRSPQSTGEEGDSISKVLEWFSRSTDSNDWLETESDHPDMEEDLIGPAKTDTDDRPTFESRSQQTEGKAPEMKRKLLHVDPSLDIQSIGEGVSVCLTPDVEDGSQSESSVNQPPDQSPLNTERSYQPKRRMSEAERLRAAYRKEFKQVMLDREEDVIYRQEDVKKVSGPPGKATGPQVTTQEVKEKEEFQDENQPPKISHLKSFWEKGNTGPKILISRSITDKAQKQMKKEKERELAEKSHRTVPGSESYSVEGSSRKNLWDGKEDERLSLDTQQNSASQDVRSVQPSVRPYKQEVYTPKQSVVIAPSIEICTLPTWDVSYTPGAQSEEDDLTLTEEDLRRSPMTVDRRSSEAEIVFLTRLHPQPDTVSQSRLSPEPQRFSPSTLSTQPELLLQPTVNPQPVKLSPAIPKPQPDMPFSPNPLPELLFQPATSPDSKKFHQSRHKVEKESEQFFPKTQQSYVNEETKEGKELKGXFVQSSVSSKKQDHTITDKGNSPHTLKQVPPRQDSKADKIKQLKCFWEQEKNRPIFYTGKSKEAGDSSMTQIPSSTPGKLNKRFTKSEFDLRSICNESDSDHKGXSNLSSDRKRQNFTVFTMNQRLEKSSPGLGANRSQFKNLRNFWGEATSNSRGPISSDEPKSLKKKEPMDAQNSMLELKQCVDPDFYSKSSPGQSQKVSARPPLDESRLKKTSSPSSPSSPSRPPSLVRGNKXRXHQSRSKSIGAGSGAMIDTKAHQSKSRSVGVGSGAMIDTKANFSPQVTVESELQRAPGVPRGSEQDFTKEEKARKPKSTSGKESWSHKARKDSFGNSSGSGRASSLRRATSMFTLDMNEEQDQTSLLYPKKTLDIGPFQAKRTQGRRQSADKQALLGPRRSSKSSDESETLTPRARAFVPRDYRHYLGITEKTSVHTALALAVKEQEEAEGPPGAELDLSCGLVRSSTLVGSEERYSRRNSKVTQRPLALWSNQGSTDTGHESSFSASERASSSTSETWSNSRISSNRDNYDEDQDHVQKALKRAQARPRNLAKSLEDITASMPPRQDRRLAPLDDIRRSSDASTLPSPSSSLYSDTEHLKKMSKSVPSFLQNELSGSVMTMYSGDYGGVEVQGNIQFSINYVQKLREFHXFVAQCQDLAAIEPKRGRSDPYVKSYLVPDKANLGKRKTSVKKKTVNPIFNELLRYRLRMEYLRTQTLILSVWHHDTFGRNSFLGEVDVDLSKWDFNHTQMNYLALKSRPTSSLQPSDDRGEMKLAIRFLPQVSHSKSLGKDPPSNKGEVHIWVKDCKNLPLIRGATVDPYVKCFVLPDTSRKGRQKTRVLRRTVEPVFNHTMVYDGFRQEDLKEACVELTVWDRDKLASNFLGGLRLGPGTGRSYGAVVNWMDSNADEVALWERMMTSPNEWVEDVLPLRMLTTAKTVLK; encoded by the exons GCAGCTGCAGAAAACCAGCGCCCCAGTGGAGAGCAGGCTCAAGTATCTGACAGGAGAGTGGTTTTACGAGGCAAAGTCTCTTAGACACAGGGATAAGATCCATGGCTCCGAAATCATCCTGGCCTCCATGAAGCAGAGGAAAGCAGGTTCTTTAG ATGGGTCTCTGTCCAGACCCAGAGCAGTCAGCGGTAAAGTCTCAGACATCACCCCCCCTCCAAAACCTGCCAGGCTCCTGGTGGCACCAACACGTCCCCAAGAGAACAG CGAAAGCCTCAGTGCATCagatgcagagaaagagagactaaaTTCAGTGGTGCGCTCCCCGGGAAGG CCAAGGCACAATCCTTTTAATCGAGCATCCCTTATTCTGGAGGTAGAGAAGACAGAAAAACAGTTATCCAATGGAAATCAAGATGCAGAGAAAGCATCTGAAAAAG AGCCCTTATCTCCCCTGAAGATTCACATGACAGCAGACTCCACCAGTCACAACTCAGCAGGGTCTGCCACCTCCGAAGGGTCCTCTCTAGGATTCAGGCCTGTGCCCAAGAAGAGAACCTTCCTCTCCCGGCGCTCTCAGAGCTCTCTTACAGGCAGTGATGTCTCCGTCCCTAGGCAGCAAGGTCATGTAGCTGGGTCAAAGGTTACCGCCCCTGCCACTCAGGGAAGTCTCCAACATGGCTCCAGCTGGGGCTCCAACCAGTCCAGCCAGGGGGCATTGGACGTTCAGTCACAGAAAATTACTCCATCTTCCATCTGTGAGTTACAGAACAATGCAACTCCAGTTTCTCCCTCTAGTCAGCAACTGAACACTTTGAGTCACCTCTCCCATAAGCCACTGAAGGATTTAACCCTAGTCTCCACCAATactgagctggagagagagaaagaggcccatgagagagagaagagagcagaggagcccTCAGATAACTCAGTGAGGGCCACCTCTCTTCTTAGGGAAACTGAGAGTTCCAAAGTTCCATTGAGGCCCCTGAGTGAGCCAAAGCCTCTCAGACTGTTGGACCTTAGACCAGCCACACACTCTGATaatgacagacacacagataaaTCCTACACAGGTGGTCAGAAGAGTAGCGATGGTCTCATCCAGAGAGAGTTTGTCAGTGTGGGTCCTCCTCAGGGCAGAGAGAGGTCTGATGGTCCATTTTCAGAACCTCTGTCCATACCACTCTCTCCGAGTTCAGAACTAACAGCCCCTACTCACCACCAGGCTTCTCAGCATGCAGCCTTTCAACTAATTGAGATGCAGGACAAGGAGATGATAAGACCCTGCAATGTGGGAACCGCAATCAGACAGGAGGACCATAGTCTGCTTCCAAGCACTGTAG ATCAATGGATGCATCATGAACTCCATAACCCTGGGGATAAGCCTGATAAGCATGTTCGTAAAAAACGATTAGGGCACAAACCTGCCTCTAAATTAGCCCCCCGTAGTCCCCAATCCACAGGGGAGGAGGGCGACTCCATATCTAAAGTCTTAGAGTGGTTCAGCCGCAGCACAGACAGCAATGACTGGCTGGAGACTGAAAGTGATCATCCAGACATGGAGGAAGACTTGATTGGCCCTGCGAAAACAGATACAGATGATCGGCCTACCTTTGAGAGCAGGTCTCAGCAGACGGAGGGGAAAGCTCCAGAGATGAAGAGAAAGCTTCTACATGTTGACCCCAGCCTGGATATACAAAGTATTGGAGAAGGAGTGTCAGTGTGTTTAACACCAGATGTAGAGGATGGATCTCAGTCTGAATCCTCTGTGAATCAACCTCCTGACCAGTCACCTCTGAATACAGAAAGATCATACCAGCCCAAGAGACGTATGTCTGAGGCTGAGAGGCTGAGAGCAGCATATAGGAAGGAGTTCAAGCAAGTGATGTTAGATAGAGAAGAGGATGTGATATATAGGCAAGAGGATGTGAAGAAGGTCAGTGGCCCTCCAGGCAAAGCTACTGGACCACAGGTCACAACACAGGAAGTCAAAGAGAAGGAGGAGTTCCAAGATGAGAACCAACCACCCAAAATCTCCCACCTGAAGTCCTTCTGGGAGAAGGGCAATACCGGGCCCAAGATACTCATCAGCAGATCAATCACTGACAAAGCACAGAAACAaatgaagaaagagaaagagagagaactagcAGAGAAGTCTCATAGAACTGTTCCTGGCTCTGAGTCATACAGTGTGGAGGGGTCGTCCAGGAAGAATCTCTGGGATGGAAAAGAGGATGAACGGTTAAGCCTAGATACTCAACAAAACTCTGCTAGTCAAGATGTGAGAAGTGTTCAGCCGAGTGTTAGGCCTTACAAACAGGAGGTATACACACCCAAACAGAGTGTTGTTATTGCTCCATCTATAGAGATATGTACACTGCCAACCTGGGATGTTAGCTACACTCCTGGGGCTCAAAGTGAGGAGGATGATTTGACATTAACAGAAGAAGATCTCAGAAGATCCCCAATGACAGTAGACAGAAGAAGCTCAGAGGCCGAAATAGTCTTCCTAACTAGACTCCATCCTCAGCCTGACACGGTGTCCCAGTCCAGACTCAGTCCAGAACCTCAGAGATTCTCCCCATCCACACTTAGTACTCAGCCTGAACTGCTCCTCCAGCCCACAGTTAACCCCCAGCCTGTGAAGCTCTCACCTGCCATACCAAAACCCCAACCTGACATGCCGTTCAGTCCCAATCCACTGCCTGAACTACTCTTCCAGCCTGCAACCAGCCCAGACTCTAAGAAGTTCCATCAGTCTAGACACAAGGTTGAAAAAGAAAGTGAACAGTTTTTCCCCAAAACTCAGCAGAGCTATGTCAATGAAGAAACAAAGGAGGGTAAAGAATTGAAAGGAKATTTTGTGCAGTCAAGTGTGTCCAGTAAAAAACAAGACCACACCATTACAGATAAAGGAAATAGCCCACACACTCTGAAACAGGTTCCCCCTCGGCAGGACAGCAAGGCAGACAAGATAAAGCAGCTCAAGTGCTTCtgggagcaggagaagaacaggcCTATATTTTATACAGGTAAATCAAAAGAAGCAGGGGACTCCAGCATGACTCAAATTCCATCATCGACCCCAGGAAAGCTGAATAAAAGGTTTACCAAGTCTGAGTTTGACCTGAGGTCAATCTGCAACGAATCAGACAGCGACCACAAAGGSMATTCCAACCTTTCCTCTGACAGAAAAAGACAGAATTTCACAGTCTTCACAATGAATCAAAGACTGGAGAAGTCGTCCCCAGGTCTTGGAGCAAACCGCTCGCAGTTTAAGAATCTTCGTAACTTCTGGGGTGAGGCCACTTCGAATAGCAGAGGGCCGATCTCTTCTGACGAACCCAAAAGCCTCAAAAAGAAGGAGCCAATGGATGCCCAGAACTCCATGCTTGAGTTAAAGCAATGTGTTGATCCTGATTTCTATAGCAAATCTTCCCCCGGCCAGTCACAAAAGGTCAGTGCTAGACCACCTTTGGATGAGAGTCGGCTTAAGAAAACATCTTCACCTTCTTCACCATCTTCTCCATCTCGCCCTCCATCTTTAGTCAGGGGGAACAAAYACAGAGYGCACCAGTCGAGGTCTAAATCGATTGGAGCGGGTTCAGGAGCTATGATTGACACTAAAGCGCACCAGTCAAAGTCTAGATCAGTTGGGGTGGGATCAGGAGCTATGATTGACACTAAAGCCAACTTCTCACCTCAAGTCACCGTAGAGTCAGAGCTGCAAAGAGCCCCTGGTGTACCAAGGGGCTCAGAACAGGACTTCACCAAAGAGGAAAAGGCCCGGAAGCCCAAAAGCACCTCAGGAAAGGAATCTTGGTCTCACAAAGCTAGAaaagacagttttggaaactcaAGTGGAAGTGGACGTGCAAGTTCCCTTCGGCGTGCCACCAGTATGTTCACATTAGACATGAATGAGGAACAGGACCAAACTTCTCTGTTGTACCCTAAAAAGACACTAGATATTGGTCCTTTTCAAGCTAAAAGGACACAGGGTAGACGACAGAGTGCTGACAAGCAAGCACTTCTTGGTCCAAGGAGGTCCTCAAAATCATCAGACGAGTCTGAAACTCTGACACCTCGCGCTCGGGCCTTTGTTCCCAGAGACTACCGCCATTACCTGGGGATCACAGAGAAGACCAGCGTCCACACTGCTCTGGCCCTGGCagtgaaggagcaggaggaggcagAAGGCCCGCCTGGGGCTGAACTTGACCTGAGTTGTGGGCTTGTCAGATCCAGCACCCTAGTGGGCTCAGAGGAGCGCTACAGCAGGAGGAACAGCAAGGTAACCCAGCGCCCCCTGGCCCTCTGGTCAAACCAGGGCAGCACTGACACAGGACATGAGTCATCATTCAGTGCGTCTGAGAGAGCATCGAGCAGCACGTCTGAAACTTGGTCTAACTCCAGGATCAGTTCAAACC GTGACAATTATGATGAGGATCAGGACCATGTACAGAAGGCATTGAAGAGAGCTCAGGCCCGCCCACGAAATCTGGCCAAAAGTCTTGAGGACATCACAGCATCCATGCCACCAC GACAAGATAGAAGGCTAGCTCCTCTTGATGACATCAGGCGAAGCAGTGATG CAtctaccctcccctctccctcctcatccctctactCTGACACTGAACATTTGAAGAAGATGAGCAAATCTGTTCCCTCGTTCCTGCAAAATGAG ctgagTGGCAGTGTGATGACAATGTACAGTGGCGACTATGGAGGTGTGGAGGTGCAGGGGAACATCCAGTTCTCCATCAACTACGTCCAGAAGCTCAGGGAGTTCCACATKTTTGTGGCTCAGTGCCAAGATCTGGCGGCCATCGAACCCAAGAGGGGCCGCTCTGACCC GTATGTTAAAAGTTACCTGGTGCCTGACAAAGCCAATCTAGGGAAGAGGAAAACGTCTGTGAAGAAGAAGACTGTCAACCCCATTTTCAACGAGCTCCTCAGA TATCGGCTTCGTATGGAGTACCTCCGAACTCAGACCCTCATTCTCTCCGTCTGGCACCATGACACCTTTGGCAGGAACAGTTTTCTGGGGGAGGTGGATGTGGACCTGTCCAAATGGGACTTTAACCACACCCAGATGAACTACTTAGCTCTGAAATCCAGa CCCACCTCCAGTCTGCAGCCCTCAGATGACAGAGGGGAGATGAAACTGGCCATACGCTTCCTGCCTCAAGTCTCCCACAGTAAAA
- the LOC111958299 gene encoding uncharacterized protein isoform X1, producing MIDLSHLTEEEQSMIMTVLKRDEELKKAEEERIKQLQKTSAPVESRLKYLTGEWFYEAKSLRHRDKIHGSEIILASMKQRKAGSLDGSLSRPRAVSGKVSDITPPPKPARLLVAPTRPQENSESLSASDAEKERLNSVVRSPGRPRHNPFNRASLILEVEKTEKQLSNGNQDAEKASEKEPLSPLKIHMTADSTSHNSAGSATSEGSSLGFRPVPKKRTFLSRRSQSSLTGSDVSVPRQQGHVAGSKVTAPATQGSLQHGSSWGSNQSSQGALDVQSQKITPSSICELQNNATPVSPSSQQLNTLSHLSHKPLKDLTLVSTNTELEREKEAHEREKRAEEPSDNSVRATSLLRETESSKVPLRPLSEPKPLRLLDLRPATHSDNDRHTDKSYTGGQKSSDGLIQREFVSVGPPQGRERSDGPFSEPLSIPLSPSSELTAPTHHQASQHAAFQLIEMQDKEMIRPCNVGTAIRQEDHSLLPSTVDQWMHHELHNPGDKPDKHVRKKRLGHKPASKLAPRSPQSTGEEGDSISKVLEWFSRSTDSNDWLETESDHPDMEEDLIGPAKTDTDDRPTFESRSQQTEGKAPEMKRKLLHVDPSLDIQSIGEGVSVCLTPDVEDGSQSESSVNQPPDQSPLNTERSYQPKRRMSEAERLRAAYRKEFKQVMLDREEDVIYRQEDVKKVSGPPGKATGPQVTTQEVKEKEEFQDENQPPKISHLKSFWEKGNTGPKILISRSITDKAQKQMKKEKERELAEKSHRTVPGSESYSVEGSSRKNLWDGKEDERLSLDTQQNSASQDVRSVQPSVRPYKQEVYTPKQSVVIAPSIEICTLPTWDVSYTPGAQSEEDDLTLTEEDLRRSPMTVDRRSSEAEIVFLTRLHPQPDTVSQSRLSPEPQRFSPSTLSTQPELLLQPTVNPQPVKLSPAIPKPQPDMPFSPNPLPELLFQPATSPDSKKFHQSRHKVEKESEQFFPKTQQSYVNEETKEGKELKGXFVQSSVSSKKQDHTITDKGNSPHTLKQVPPRQDSKADKIKQLKCFWEQEKNRPIFYTGKSKEAGDSSMTQIPSSTPGKLNKRFTKSEFDLRSICNESDSDHKGXSNLSSDRKRQNFTVFTMNQRLEKSSPGLGANRSQFKNLRNFWGEATSNSRGPISSDEPKSLKKKEPMDAQNSMLELKQCVDPDFYSKSSPGQSQKVSARPPLDESRLKKTSSPSSPSSPSRPPSLVRGNKXRXHQSRSKSIGAGSGAMIDTKAHQSKSRSVGVGSGAMIDTKANFSPQVTVESELQRAPGVPRGSEQDFTKEEKARKPKSTSGKESWSHKARKDSFGNSSGSGRASSLRRATSMFTLDMNEEQDQTSLLYPKKTLDIGPFQAKRTQGRRQSADKQALLGPRRSSKSSDESETLTPRARAFVPRDYRHYLGITEKTSVHTALALAVKEQEEAEGPPGAELDLSCGLVRSSTLVGSEERYSRRNSKVTQRPLALWSNQGSTDTGHESSFSASERASSSTSETWSNSRISSNRDNYDEDQDHVQKALKRAQARPRNLAKSLEDITASMPPRQDRRLAPLDDIRRSSDASTLPSPSSSLYSDTEHLKKMSKSVPSFLQNESDGRDTDSSSEDSYHGGRQNTGRSMTKLSSSSGMASVSSLSGSVMTMYSGDYGGVEVQGNIQFSINYVQKLREFHXFVAQCQDLAAIEPKRGRSDPYVKSYLVPDKANLGKRKTSVKKKTVNPIFNELLRYRLRMEYLRTQTLILSVWHHDTFGRNSFLGEVDVDLSKWDFNHTQMNYLALKSRPTSSLQPSDDRGEMKLAIRFLPQVSHSKSLGKDPPSNKGEVHIWVKDCKNLPLIRGATVDPYVKCFVLPDTSRKGRQKTRVLRRTVEPVFNHTMVYDGFRQEDLKEACVELTVWDRDKLASNFLGGLRLGPGTGRSYGAVVNWMDSNADEVALWERMMTSPNEWVEDVLPLRMLTTAKTVLK from the exons GCAGCTGCAGAAAACCAGCGCCCCAGTGGAGAGCAGGCTCAAGTATCTGACAGGAGAGTGGTTTTACGAGGCAAAGTCTCTTAGACACAGGGATAAGATCCATGGCTCCGAAATCATCCTGGCCTCCATGAAGCAGAGGAAAGCAGGTTCTTTAG ATGGGTCTCTGTCCAGACCCAGAGCAGTCAGCGGTAAAGTCTCAGACATCACCCCCCCTCCAAAACCTGCCAGGCTCCTGGTGGCACCAACACGTCCCCAAGAGAACAG CGAAAGCCTCAGTGCATCagatgcagagaaagagagactaaaTTCAGTGGTGCGCTCCCCGGGAAGG CCAAGGCACAATCCTTTTAATCGAGCATCCCTTATTCTGGAGGTAGAGAAGACAGAAAAACAGTTATCCAATGGAAATCAAGATGCAGAGAAAGCATCTGAAAAAG AGCCCTTATCTCCCCTGAAGATTCACATGACAGCAGACTCCACCAGTCACAACTCAGCAGGGTCTGCCACCTCCGAAGGGTCCTCTCTAGGATTCAGGCCTGTGCCCAAGAAGAGAACCTTCCTCTCCCGGCGCTCTCAGAGCTCTCTTACAGGCAGTGATGTCTCCGTCCCTAGGCAGCAAGGTCATGTAGCTGGGTCAAAGGTTACCGCCCCTGCCACTCAGGGAAGTCTCCAACATGGCTCCAGCTGGGGCTCCAACCAGTCCAGCCAGGGGGCATTGGACGTTCAGTCACAGAAAATTACTCCATCTTCCATCTGTGAGTTACAGAACAATGCAACTCCAGTTTCTCCCTCTAGTCAGCAACTGAACACTTTGAGTCACCTCTCCCATAAGCCACTGAAGGATTTAACCCTAGTCTCCACCAATactgagctggagagagagaaagaggcccatgagagagagaagagagcagaggagcccTCAGATAACTCAGTGAGGGCCACCTCTCTTCTTAGGGAAACTGAGAGTTCCAAAGTTCCATTGAGGCCCCTGAGTGAGCCAAAGCCTCTCAGACTGTTGGACCTTAGACCAGCCACACACTCTGATaatgacagacacacagataaaTCCTACACAGGTGGTCAGAAGAGTAGCGATGGTCTCATCCAGAGAGAGTTTGTCAGTGTGGGTCCTCCTCAGGGCAGAGAGAGGTCTGATGGTCCATTTTCAGAACCTCTGTCCATACCACTCTCTCCGAGTTCAGAACTAACAGCCCCTACTCACCACCAGGCTTCTCAGCATGCAGCCTTTCAACTAATTGAGATGCAGGACAAGGAGATGATAAGACCCTGCAATGTGGGAACCGCAATCAGACAGGAGGACCATAGTCTGCTTCCAAGCACTGTAG ATCAATGGATGCATCATGAACTCCATAACCCTGGGGATAAGCCTGATAAGCATGTTCGTAAAAAACGATTAGGGCACAAACCTGCCTCTAAATTAGCCCCCCGTAGTCCCCAATCCACAGGGGAGGAGGGCGACTCCATATCTAAAGTCTTAGAGTGGTTCAGCCGCAGCACAGACAGCAATGACTGGCTGGAGACTGAAAGTGATCATCCAGACATGGAGGAAGACTTGATTGGCCCTGCGAAAACAGATACAGATGATCGGCCTACCTTTGAGAGCAGGTCTCAGCAGACGGAGGGGAAAGCTCCAGAGATGAAGAGAAAGCTTCTACATGTTGACCCCAGCCTGGATATACAAAGTATTGGAGAAGGAGTGTCAGTGTGTTTAACACCAGATGTAGAGGATGGATCTCAGTCTGAATCCTCTGTGAATCAACCTCCTGACCAGTCACCTCTGAATACAGAAAGATCATACCAGCCCAAGAGACGTATGTCTGAGGCTGAGAGGCTGAGAGCAGCATATAGGAAGGAGTTCAAGCAAGTGATGTTAGATAGAGAAGAGGATGTGATATATAGGCAAGAGGATGTGAAGAAGGTCAGTGGCCCTCCAGGCAAAGCTACTGGACCACAGGTCACAACACAGGAAGTCAAAGAGAAGGAGGAGTTCCAAGATGAGAACCAACCACCCAAAATCTCCCACCTGAAGTCCTTCTGGGAGAAGGGCAATACCGGGCCCAAGATACTCATCAGCAGATCAATCACTGACAAAGCACAGAAACAaatgaagaaagagaaagagagagaactagcAGAGAAGTCTCATAGAACTGTTCCTGGCTCTGAGTCATACAGTGTGGAGGGGTCGTCCAGGAAGAATCTCTGGGATGGAAAAGAGGATGAACGGTTAAGCCTAGATACTCAACAAAACTCTGCTAGTCAAGATGTGAGAAGTGTTCAGCCGAGTGTTAGGCCTTACAAACAGGAGGTATACACACCCAAACAGAGTGTTGTTATTGCTCCATCTATAGAGATATGTACACTGCCAACCTGGGATGTTAGCTACACTCCTGGGGCTCAAAGTGAGGAGGATGATTTGACATTAACAGAAGAAGATCTCAGAAGATCCCCAATGACAGTAGACAGAAGAAGCTCAGAGGCCGAAATAGTCTTCCTAACTAGACTCCATCCTCAGCCTGACACGGTGTCCCAGTCCAGACTCAGTCCAGAACCTCAGAGATTCTCCCCATCCACACTTAGTACTCAGCCTGAACTGCTCCTCCAGCCCACAGTTAACCCCCAGCCTGTGAAGCTCTCACCTGCCATACCAAAACCCCAACCTGACATGCCGTTCAGTCCCAATCCACTGCCTGAACTACTCTTCCAGCCTGCAACCAGCCCAGACTCTAAGAAGTTCCATCAGTCTAGACACAAGGTTGAAAAAGAAAGTGAACAGTTTTTCCCCAAAACTCAGCAGAGCTATGTCAATGAAGAAACAAAGGAGGGTAAAGAATTGAAAGGAKATTTTGTGCAGTCAAGTGTGTCCAGTAAAAAACAAGACCACACCATTACAGATAAAGGAAATAGCCCACACACTCTGAAACAGGTTCCCCCTCGGCAGGACAGCAAGGCAGACAAGATAAAGCAGCTCAAGTGCTTCtgggagcaggagaagaacaggcCTATATTTTATACAGGTAAATCAAAAGAAGCAGGGGACTCCAGCATGACTCAAATTCCATCATCGACCCCAGGAAAGCTGAATAAAAGGTTTACCAAGTCTGAGTTTGACCTGAGGTCAATCTGCAACGAATCAGACAGCGACCACAAAGGSMATTCCAACCTTTCCTCTGACAGAAAAAGACAGAATTTCACAGTCTTCACAATGAATCAAAGACTGGAGAAGTCGTCCCCAGGTCTTGGAGCAAACCGCTCGCAGTTTAAGAATCTTCGTAACTTCTGGGGTGAGGCCACTTCGAATAGCAGAGGGCCGATCTCTTCTGACGAACCCAAAAGCCTCAAAAAGAAGGAGCCAATGGATGCCCAGAACTCCATGCTTGAGTTAAAGCAATGTGTTGATCCTGATTTCTATAGCAAATCTTCCCCCGGCCAGTCACAAAAGGTCAGTGCTAGACCACCTTTGGATGAGAGTCGGCTTAAGAAAACATCTTCACCTTCTTCACCATCTTCTCCATCTCGCCCTCCATCTTTAGTCAGGGGGAACAAAYACAGAGYGCACCAGTCGAGGTCTAAATCGATTGGAGCGGGTTCAGGAGCTATGATTGACACTAAAGCGCACCAGTCAAAGTCTAGATCAGTTGGGGTGGGATCAGGAGCTATGATTGACACTAAAGCCAACTTCTCACCTCAAGTCACCGTAGAGTCAGAGCTGCAAAGAGCCCCTGGTGTACCAAGGGGCTCAGAACAGGACTTCACCAAAGAGGAAAAGGCCCGGAAGCCCAAAAGCACCTCAGGAAAGGAATCTTGGTCTCACAAAGCTAGAaaagacagttttggaaactcaAGTGGAAGTGGACGTGCAAGTTCCCTTCGGCGTGCCACCAGTATGTTCACATTAGACATGAATGAGGAACAGGACCAAACTTCTCTGTTGTACCCTAAAAAGACACTAGATATTGGTCCTTTTCAAGCTAAAAGGACACAGGGTAGACGACAGAGTGCTGACAAGCAAGCACTTCTTGGTCCAAGGAGGTCCTCAAAATCATCAGACGAGTCTGAAACTCTGACACCTCGCGCTCGGGCCTTTGTTCCCAGAGACTACCGCCATTACCTGGGGATCACAGAGAAGACCAGCGTCCACACTGCTCTGGCCCTGGCagtgaaggagcaggaggaggcagAAGGCCCGCCTGGGGCTGAACTTGACCTGAGTTGTGGGCTTGTCAGATCCAGCACCCTAGTGGGCTCAGAGGAGCGCTACAGCAGGAGGAACAGCAAGGTAACCCAGCGCCCCCTGGCCCTCTGGTCAAACCAGGGCAGCACTGACACAGGACATGAGTCATCATTCAGTGCGTCTGAGAGAGCATCGAGCAGCACGTCTGAAACTTGGTCTAACTCCAGGATCAGTTCAAACC GTGACAATTATGATGAGGATCAGGACCATGTACAGAAGGCATTGAAGAGAGCTCAGGCCCGCCCACGAAATCTGGCCAAAAGTCTTGAGGACATCACAGCATCCATGCCACCAC GACAAGATAGAAGGCTAGCTCCTCTTGATGACATCAGGCGAAGCAGTGATG CAtctaccctcccctctccctcctcatccctctactCTGACACTGAACATTTGAAGAAGATGAGCAAATCTGTTCCCTCGTTCCTGCAAAATGAG AGCGATGGCAGAGACACTGACTCCTCCTCTGAGGACAGTTACCATGGTGGCAGGCAGAACACGGGCAGATCTATGACTAAACTCAGCAGCTCCTCTGGCATGGCATCTGTGTCCTCT ctgagTGGCAGTGTGATGACAATGTACAGTGGCGACTATGGAGGTGTGGAGGTGCAGGGGAACATCCAGTTCTCCATCAACTACGTCCAGAAGCTCAGGGAGTTCCACATKTTTGTGGCTCAGTGCCAAGATCTGGCGGCCATCGAACCCAAGAGGGGCCGCTCTGACCC GTATGTTAAAAGTTACCTGGTGCCTGACAAAGCCAATCTAGGGAAGAGGAAAACGTCTGTGAAGAAGAAGACTGTCAACCCCATTTTCAACGAGCTCCTCAGA TATCGGCTTCGTATGGAGTACCTCCGAACTCAGACCCTCATTCTCTCCGTCTGGCACCATGACACCTTTGGCAGGAACAGTTTTCTGGGGGAGGTGGATGTGGACCTGTCCAAATGGGACTTTAACCACACCCAGATGAACTACTTAGCTCTGAAATCCAGa CCCACCTCCAGTCTGCAGCCCTCAGATGACAGAGGGGAGATGAAACTGGCCATACGCTTCCTGCCTCAAGTCTCCCACAGTAAAA